The Rattus norvegicus strain BN/NHsdMcwi chromosome 2, GRCr8, whole genome shotgun sequence nucleotide sequence AAACAACAACTGAAGTCTCACTTAATCCTGAGCAAATAGGCCGGGGGAGGGGAGCAAATGAGGGGTGGAAGCAGAATGCTCTGGGGCTTACATCTAAAATCAGACACCCAGGCATCCTGTGAGCTCTGGCGTGGTGTAAGCTTCTTTCACATCTGCAGGACTCTTCACCCTGACAGACCGCTGTCTGCCTGGCCATTCAGAACTAGGAGTAAATGTCCAAGCATAAGCCTGGAAGTCTCAGTATTCAGGCCACTGAAACAGGAAGGTTGAGAGGCCAAGGAAAGTCTGATATACATAAGATTCTGTCTCCAAACAAATAAACCAGAAGCAGGAGGAAAGCAATGTGGTGTACCTGCCACATCTAAACCATGGGTCAAAGCAGCACGTCAGGGATGTCCCCTAagcctgtggttctcaacctgtggatcgcAACCCCTCTGGGGGTcaaatggccctttcacaggggtcttaTATCAgttatcctgcatatcagatatttatattgatTCCTAACAAcataattacagttatgaagtaacaatgagaTAATGTTATGGGGGGCGGGGTCCCCACAAcacgaagaactgtattaaagggtcacagcattaggaaggttgagaagcactaaCAAGTCCTCAGCTCACCACACAGCAAGAGACAGCAGGGGGCGCACTGCTCTTGTCTGGGAGCCGGGATTCTTCAAGCTGCCCGCAGATGGCATCTTAGGAGAAGACTGATAGAGAATGGACAACTTTCTCTTCAACGCAAGAACGTTAAGAGGGGGGGCCTCTTAGCAGATGGCTGAGTCGAAAGGGCTCTGTCCTGAACGCTGCCCCAGCATACCTTAGTTAGCTTTTGTTCAGGCCAGTGACAAACTGCCCCGGAAAACAAAGTGGACCTCTGGTCTTGACAAgcttgtacatacatgtgcatacatataccctcacacatatgcactcatggGTGCACTCCTCAGACAGTGGCTTGGCCTGGAACTTCCAATTTGCCAGAACTGTGGGCCACACTTTTCGGTGGTCCATTACTGCTTTTTATTTTGGTGACGAAATACCTACCAAATACAATGCAGGAAGGAAGGGGGTTCTGACATGATTGAAGAGGGATACAGTCTAGCTCGGTGGCACACAGTGGCAGGGGAATGAGATGGATCATCACATTAGGCAGGAAGTAGGGTCTGCCTTTAGTGGCCTACTCACTCCAGCAAGGCTCTGCTTTCTAGAGGTCCCACAACTTTTCAAAGTAACATcgccagctggggaccaagtgtttaaacacatgagcctattGGAGGCATTTATCATTCAAAAGACAACCACCAAAGCCTAAGGTATCTTAATATAGCAGATACGAGACTATGGCAGAGGCCCCAGAATGTTTGCTAATGAAATCAATAAACAGTGCAACAGCACACAGGCCAAGAGGCCTTTCCTGATTCAATCAGAAATGGTTTTGCCAGGCACTAGACGGGTTTGGGACTTTGGGTAGGTGATCCAGGAGGAAGCTAGAGTCCAATTTCTCAGTGGACAAGTACACAAAGTTGGCTGTCACAAGATGTGGCCCACTTGACCAGTGTTGTTACCTCTAGAAACATATGTGCCCTTTCCTGTTAGAGGAGGGAGAGGTGATATAGGGAGTTAAGAGCTATCTGCACAAAGTTAAAGTTCAGAAAGAGCTCTTCCTATTGTCCCCCAAGTGGTGATGCAGAGTAGGGGACAGAAAGTCTTTCCAGGAATCACTAGCACCAGCGGAGGGTCCTTGTGTCAGGTAGCCTATGAACTGGGGTTGTCCACATACAACGGAATCACATGGGAGAGTCAGCATCTGCTGAGGACCAGGTCCACGTTGATGATGCACTCTATGTGTCCTCAATATATCTGCACCTGCTTTTCCCTGAGTACAAATCTTATCCCCTCTCAGAGAATGAAACCCATAGCTCTATAGCAAACGGCACTGCGCTGAGTGACACTAGCCCTGGCTTAACAGGTTTTACCAGGCTTTACCTACATGTTGGAACATGCTCTCTAGTGCTCAGCTGCTGAGGGGGAAAGTGGCGAGGAGGGCCCTTGGGAGGTTTGGGATCAGTAGTAGGAGACACAGAGCGGATGGAAGGATGGACCAACTTTTGTTCTTCCCAGTTTGGGACTGAAAGCATCCTCCCCTGAACTGCTGACCGTGGAAGCAAGAGAATGGCTGGCTGCCTTACCCTGCTCTCTGCCACTAGCACCAGTCAGAGAAAATGAAGGCTTTGCCTGCCCTTCATGCCAGCTTCTCTCAGCAAAGAGAATAAAACGCCCCACTTACTTTTATCACTCAGAGGTTTCCTGGGAAATGGGCTATTAGTTCCCCTAATGTAAAGATAATAGGCTTGTCCCCATTGGCAAACGGCACAAGCCCAGCACAAATGAATTCACAGAACCATCACAAGACCTCCCAGCAGATGGCAAATAGCCTAGGAATGGGAGTGGGATCAGAAGCGGGACTTCAGAGAAGTGTggatcccaccccaccccacccccacctgtggGCAGTGTGTCTGGGAAGTCATTCAGAACCATGTTccgcctttcttctccctttatCAGAAAGGGTAGAGGTGGATGCCATCAGCAAAGCGAAGCTGTCTCTAGTGAGGAGAAGACAGAACAATGCCACCAACAGGCTTTTACCACAGAGGGTTCCCAGGTTCTTCCTGCCACCGTTGTGGACCTCACTGCTAGAAAACACACCTACTACCCCAACTACACCTCTTGCCTGCATCAATGTCTTTGGGGTAAGTGGATGTTATGATAAAGGTTGAAAAGTTCAGCATCCTACAGGGGAAGGTTGCCAGCCAAGATGTTGGCCTAGGCTGAAAGTCAAGGGCCCTATAGGCCAACAAAAGAGTACTTCCCAGAGAAATCGGACCCCTGCTGTTCTTTTCCAAGAACCTAtctaccccccacacacacacaccctctccacAGTCTCCATCTCTGGCCCCCAGAGCTGAAATTCTACAGGAACAGTACTTTGGGGACCATGGTTCTCAATAGGCAATCCTGAACCTGTCCCATCCATACACAGTATAGGTTGCTCATCTCTGATCTAAGGCTGTGCTCTTAACCCCAGGTAGAAGAAAGACTTGCTCTGGCAATATTCTGCAAGGCAGAAGCACCAGGCCATTTAGCCTCAGACTGTGCTCTATCTGAAACCACTGTGTATGTCTCTCATCTACAAGGGCAGGAGACCTTGTTTGTATTGTCCCTCCACCTCCATTCCTCCCCATCTCCAAAGGAGTACTGGTCAATGCCAGTCAAATATCAGGAGCTCGGTGCTACCTTGATTAGTCAGAGCATACTAGTGGGCATAACTTTATTTAGGCTGGCCCTGTGAGTGGACCACTTGCAGACCATTTTTCCTGCCTAGGGCACTGTTTGCTGTCATTCTGGGACTTCGTCTGAATTTCCACAAGCCCCAAGACTGGCCCATGTGATCGCTTTCCCTGACTCCTGTCtctgtggtcccatctctgaagtcATGGAACCACAAGCAGGGCAGCAGGGCCAGtctcactgtgagttcaaggacagctgaTAGCTCTCCCCCCTCTCTATACTACTAGGGGTCTGGGTTCTATGAAGAGGGACAATGAACTCACACTGTCTGCTCTGAAGGAGACGAGGTTCTGTCTCGAGCCATGGAGACTCACTCTAAGACATGCTTTGGCAAGCTATTCCACTTAGAGCCAGGGTGAACTTTGTCCCTACAGTGTACCTTGGCCCATTCAGGTACCTTGTAGCAGAGAGAAGGTGCTAGAATTAGTCGGCACTTCAGAAGGGGACCTACAGAAGGATCCAGATATCTTCCAGCTACTTAAGGGTTCAGCAAGAAGGACAAATGCATCTCCATCAGGAGACAGCAAAGAGAAAAATTGCCCGAGAACGTAAAAGGGTCAGTCCAGGGGAAGTTTAGTGAGCGAGAGAAGGATGGGTCAAATTACTGATCAGCtcccttctcagcttcctccttctcctcttcctcctttcctcctcctcctgtccctcctccttctccttcatcaTTTTGCTGGAGTTCTGATGCAACAGCAGGGGCTTCCTTTTCCTCTGCCAGCTCATCAAGCTGCTGTTGTGCTAGGAGTTGGCCCACCAACTGCTCCAGACCCTCCAGGCTCAACCTCTGCAGACGCTCCTCGTGCTCTTGCCTCAAAAACCCCAGCACAGTCTTTGCATCCTTTGACCCAAAATGCTTGTCTAGGACCTGGCCCAACTGGAGCCACAGGGGCTGGGTTTGATGGGTCTTGTCCAGTGCTACATCCTCCTGCGGCCGCATGATGACGTTGATGGAGGCATTGGGCCCAATGCTGTAATCCGAGAGGTATTTGTCATCAGCCAGGAGCTGGCCTCGGAACAGCAGGTGCTGCTGCTCCTCTGGCACCTGCAGGTGCTGAGAAACCAGCTTCTTCAGCGTGGCCACACTTTCTTTTCCAGATACCTTCAGGCTGCATCTTCGGCCCAAGAGCAGCTTGACCGTAAGGAACATTGGGGCCAGAGAGGAATCAGGAGGGATCCATGCTCTGAGAGTTCCCCTGAAGGTATAGGGCCAGATAGGTGACCCTGTCACTGCTCCTAGTAGGACAAGGGCCCAGGCCACGTGGGCAGCCACTAGCTAATGCACAGTGATGTCATAATGCCACAGGAGAGCTCCTTTCCAGAGCAGAACTTTAGGAACATCAGAGGAGCATTGTGGGTGTGAAGCATCTTTCCTTtatgagaaaagagaaggagaaggacagGGTT carries:
- the Ubl4b gene encoding ubiquitin-like protein 4B, with protein sequence MFLTVKLLLGRRCSLKVSGKESVATLKKLVSQHLQVPEEQQHLLFRGQLLADDKYLSDYSIGPNASINVIMRPQEDVALDKTHQTQPLWLQLGQVLDKHFGSKDAKTVLGFLRQEHEERLQRLSLEGLEQLVGQLLAQQQLDELAEEKEAPAVASELQQNDEGEGGGTGGGGKEEEEKEEAEKGADQ